In Luteitalea sp. TBR-22, one genomic interval encodes:
- a CDS encoding RidA family protein, with protein MKRAAPLIGLAASLLLMAEGLPSAAGPRVITPPGVTVIGPYSPGILAGDFLYVSGQGGRDAAGRLPDSFEGQVRQTLQNVKAVVDAAGLTLAHVAYCQVYLTDMAQYDTMDRVWQEFFPTAPPARAVLGVHRLPTDIGVEINAVAFRDLARRTPIAPPGLRPRSWSPAVRAGNRLFLSSALGADEVTGVVPTDPDAQVQLALDNMRRVLSAAGLDFRHVVFVNPYLTSTASRRMNDIYARHFAFGNTPARATISVTSLPGGTTIAFTGVAIADLSLRRAYRPKNMKPSATASPCVLADDTYYCSAKGPFTPGPAAGPGTLQGIWVGSVEAQVRQTMRNLLDGLEEADFALTDVVATNVYLDDMQDFARMNRVYAQYFPTDPPARTTVAQVAPIDRTPRNEDTFPGLEQISLIAVRQKP; from the coding sequence ATGAAACGTGCCGCGCCACTCATCGGACTTGCCGCAAGTCTGCTGCTGATGGCGGAGGGCCTGCCGTCGGCCGCCGGACCGCGCGTGATCACCCCGCCGGGCGTCACGGTGATCGGGCCGTACAGCCCCGGCATCCTCGCTGGCGACTTCCTCTACGTGTCCGGCCAGGGCGGACGCGATGCCGCCGGGCGCTTGCCTGACAGTTTCGAGGGCCAGGTCCGCCAGACGCTGCAGAACGTGAAGGCCGTGGTGGACGCCGCGGGACTGACGCTCGCGCACGTCGCGTACTGCCAGGTCTACCTGACCGACATGGCGCAGTACGACACGATGGACCGCGTGTGGCAGGAGTTCTTTCCGACGGCGCCTCCGGCGCGCGCCGTGCTCGGTGTGCATCGACTGCCGACCGACATCGGGGTCGAAATCAACGCCGTCGCCTTCCGCGACCTCGCGCGGCGGACGCCTATCGCGCCGCCCGGCCTTCGACCGCGGTCGTGGTCGCCAGCGGTGAGGGCCGGCAACCGGCTGTTCCTGTCGAGTGCCCTGGGCGCCGACGAGGTCACCGGCGTCGTCCCCACCGACCCAGACGCGCAGGTGCAGCTCGCGCTCGACAACATGCGGCGCGTCCTGTCTGCGGCCGGCCTCGATTTCCGCCATGTCGTGTTCGTGAACCCCTACCTCACGAGCACCGCCTCGCGGCGGATGAACGACATCTACGCGCGGCACTTCGCGTTCGGCAACACGCCGGCCCGCGCCACCATCAGCGTCACCAGCCTGCCGGGCGGCACGACGATCGCGTTCACCGGCGTGGCGATTGCGGATCTGTCATTGCGTCGCGCCTACCGACCGAAGAACATGAAGCCGAGCGCCACGGCCAGCCCCTGCGTGCTGGCCGACGACACGTACTATTGCTCCGCCAAGGGACCGTTCACGCCGGGTCCGGCAGCAGGACCGGGTACCCTGCAGGGCATCTGGGTCGGCAGCGTGGAGGCGCAGGTGCGGCAGACGATGCGGAACCTGCTCGACGGCCTCGAGGAGGCGGACTTCGCGCTCACCGACGTGGTGGCCACCAACGTGTACCTCGACGACATGCAGGACTTCGCGCGCATGAACCGGGTCTACGCGCAGTACTTCCCGACCGACCCGCCGGCCCGCACCACCGTGGCGCAGGTCGCGCCGATCGACCGCACCCCCCGCAACGAGGACACCTTCCCGGGCCTGGAGCAGATCTCCCTGATCGCCGTGAGGCAGAAACCATGA